The DNA region GGTATTAGCACTGGTGACTTTTCTGGGTATTGTCGCTGCTCCGTGGGTTATTTGGGTTACTGCTCCGGGATTTACCGATGAACCAGATAAGTTTGCTCTGACGACTCAACTGCTACAGGTTACCTTCCCCTATATTTTGTTAATATCGCTGGCCTCGCTGGCGGGAGCAATCCTTAATACCTGGAACCGTTTTTCCGTACCGGCATTTGCCCCCACGTTGTTAAACGTGAGTATGATTGGTTTTGCTTTATTTGGTGCACCTTACTTTAATCCTCCTATTATGGCGCTGGCCTGGGCCGTGGTGGTGGGTGGAATCCTTCAATTACTCTATCAATTACCGCATCTGAAAAAGATTGGCATGTTGGTGTTACCTCGTCTTAATGTGCGAGACAGTGGTGTCTGGCGTGTTATGAGACAGATGGGGCCCGCTATTCTCGGCGTGTCAGTGAGTCAAATTTCGCTGATCATTAATACCATTTTCGCTTCATTTCTGGCGTCGGGCTCCGTGTCCTGGATGTATTATGCTGACCGCTTAATGGAGCTGCCATCAGGGGTATTGGGGGTTGCGTTAGGGACTATCTTATTACCTTCATTAGCCAAAAGTTTCTCCAGTGGTAATGCTGAAGAGTACTCTGGCTTGATGGACTGGGGCTTACGTCTCTGCTTCTTACTGGCATTACCTTGCTCGGTAGCGCTGGGGGTTATCTCTGAGCCATTAATTAAATCGCTGTTCCAGTATGGGCAATTTAGTGCCTATGATGCGATGATGACTCGTCAGGCGCTGATTGCTTATTCGGTTGGTCTGATGGGATTGATTTTAGTTAAAGTTTTGGCCCCGGGCTTCTATTCTCGTCAGGATATTAAAACACCAGTCAGAATTGCTATTGTCACTCTGATAGCCACCCAACTGATGAACCTGGCCTTTATTGGTCCGTTTAAGCATGCAGGTTTAGCTCTGTCGATTGGTGTTGCTGCCTGTCTTAATGCCGGTTTGTTGTTTTGGCAGCTGAAAAAACGTAAATATTTTCAGCCAAAAACTGGTTGGGGTATTTTCTTTCTGAAGCTGATAATTGCACTTCTGGTAATGACCGCGGCGTTGGTTGGCATGGTGTATATTATGCCCGCCTGGGATATCGGTAGCATGCTGATGCGTATATTGCGATTGTTGTTGGTGGTTGCTGTTGGGGTTGTAGCCTATTTTGGCACCTTGGGATTATTAGGCTTTCGTATCAGGGATTTTGCCCGTCGGATAGCTTAGGCAGAATGCTTGCTGGCTGAAAGCCAGATTCTGCCGGATAAAAACAGAAACTGAATAACAAAATTACCATTAACAATAAAGGCGCCGATGGCGCCTTTATTATAATCATCAGAACAACATCACATACGCTCAACCGTTTGAATACCCAATGTATCCAGACCTGTCTTCAGAGTACGAGCAGTAAGCGCGGCTAATTTCAGGCGGCTCTGACGTGTGCTTTCATCGTCAGCATTCAGAATCGGACAGTTTTCATAGAAACCTGAGAACAGACCTGCCACATCGTACAGATAAGCACACATCACATGCGGTGTACCTTCACGAGCTACGGCGTAGAGGGTTTCTTCAAATTGCATCAGGCGGGTAGCCAGCGCTTTTTCGCGCTCATCAACGATCTTTAACTTGCCTGTTAACTTACTTTCATCGATGCCAGCACGTTTAAAAATAGAGGCTACGCGAGTATAGGCATATTGCATATAAGGCGCGGTGTTGCCTTCCAGCGCTAACATAATGTCCCAATCGAACACATAATCCGTGGTGCGGTTTTTAGATAAATCAGAGTACTTAACGGCACCAATACCAACAGCGTTAATCACTTCTTTTAGCTCATCAGGCTGCATGTCCGGGTTCTTTTCCAGAATCAGATTGTGCAGCTTAGCATCCGCATTCTCAATAGCTTCATCCAGCAGATCGGATAGCTTAATGGTGCCGCCAGAACGAGTTTTAAACGGTTTACCATCTTTCCCTAACATCATGCCAAACATATGATGTTCCAGCGTCACACTGTCAGGGATATAGCCAGCTTTACGTACAATGGTCCATGCTTGCATCAAGTGTTGATGCTGGCGTGAGTCGATGTAATAAAGAATGCGCTCAGCACCTAAGGTTTCGTAACGGTATTTAGCACAGGCAATATCGGTTGTGGTATACAGGAAGCCTCCGTCATTTTTCTGGACGATAACCCCCATAGGTTCACCTTCTTTATTCTTGAATTCATCAAGATAAACCACAATTGCACCTTCGCTTTCAACCGCCAGACCTTTGGCTTTCAGGTCTGCCACGATACCTGGCAGCATCGCGTTATAGATACTTTCGCCCATAATGTCACCAACGGTTAAGGTAACATTCAGACGTTGATAAGTAAGGATATTCTGGTGCATGGTCACATCGACCAGTTTACGCCACATGGAACGGCAATACTCATCACCACCTTGCAGCTTCACCACATATTCACGGGCACGTTCAGCGAAAACCGGATCGGAATCGTAATGCTGCTTAGCAGAACGATAGAACGCTTCCAGATCGGATAAAGTCATATTATCCGCGTTCTCATTTTCCATTTTTTCCAGATAAGCAATCAGCATGCCAAACTGAGTTCCCCAATCGCCAACGTGGTTGGCGCGGATAACGTTATGGCCCAGAAATTCCAGCGTACGTACAACCGCATCGCCAATGACAGTAGAACGCAGGTGACCAACGTGCATTTCTTTGGCAACGTTTGGCGCGGAGTAGTCAACCACGATGGTCTGTTTATGGGCAGGGGTGACACTTAATTTATCGTCTTGTAATGCCAGCTCTACCTTGGACGCCAGCCAGTCAGGATCCAGAAAGATGTTAATAAATCCTGGCCCCGCTATTTCGATTTTACTGGCGATGGGGGAGAGATCCAGATGGGTTAATACCTGCTCAGCCAATTGACGAGGAGGAAGACCGAGCTTTTTCGCTACGGCCATAATGCCATTGGCTTGATAATCACCAAACTGTGCTTTGGCAGACTGACGCACTTGCGCTTCACAATCTGCCGGTGCGCCAGCAGCAACGAGTGCCTGGGTAATTTTATCTGATAAAAGAGCCTGTATATTCACCGGATTACCTTATTACGACTGGTTATATAATTCTGCGAAAAACAGCAGCAAGCGATGAGCGCCGTTATAACATTCTAATCGACGCAGGCTTACCACTTTCTAAAGAAAACCGGTGAATAATACCCGATCTTATGGATTACGTCAGCTTTAGTGCAGGGGAAGAGTGCGATATCAAAACGTTTTTTTGACCAGAAGGTATTCTGGTTGTGCAATTGACAGGGATAAATATCAAACGGTCAGAAACTAAACTATTAACGTATCGGGGAGATCAGTTGTTGGTTGTTTTGTACTGTTGCGCGATATCCAGCTCTTTGTTGTCTATTTCGGCATCATCTTTGGAAGAGAACATACATAAGAATATGTTTATAGCAATGGACAGAAATACCATGATCAGGAAAGGAATACATAAGAACAGAGTGTTCATCAAAGAGAGGGAAACACCATTGATATAAACAAGGTAATAGAAGAATTTTACCACTGAGATGAGCGGTAACACACACCAAAAGACAAAGAATATAACATTCAGTGTTTTATTGAGCAGCAGAGTCGTGTTGTTATTTTGATTAGACTTAAGCTCAGAGATCATGCGAACCGGTTTTTTGGAACATTCGGCCAGTTGACTCTCTAACTGACTGACATGACGATACCAGCTCTTATGCCAGTAATTATTATTAACCGTAATTCGATACCAGGCGTGAGAAACTGTAATACCCATAATCGAAATCACCATTTCAATAAAGTAGGTGATTAGCGTCGAGGTACTGAAAAATACAATGCCAAAAAACAATGTGATAATGGCACCCATAGCAAAAAAAAGCATACAGCGCTGCCAGTAAGACTGAGCTTC from Limnobaculum xujianqingii includes:
- the argS gene encoding arginine--tRNA ligase translates to MNIQALLSDKITQALVAAGAPADCEAQVRQSAKAQFGDYQANGIMAVAKKLGLPPRQLAEQVLTHLDLSPIASKIEIAGPGFINIFLDPDWLASKVELALQDDKLSVTPAHKQTIVVDYSAPNVAKEMHVGHLRSTVIGDAVVRTLEFLGHNVIRANHVGDWGTQFGMLIAYLEKMENENADNMTLSDLEAFYRSAKQHYDSDPVFAERAREYVVKLQGGDEYCRSMWRKLVDVTMHQNILTYQRLNVTLTVGDIMGESIYNAMLPGIVADLKAKGLAVESEGAIVVYLDEFKNKEGEPMGVIVQKNDGGFLYTTTDIACAKYRYETLGAERILYYIDSRQHQHLMQAWTIVRKAGYIPDSVTLEHHMFGMMLGKDGKPFKTRSGGTIKLSDLLDEAIENADAKLHNLILEKNPDMQPDELKEVINAVGIGAVKYSDLSKNRTTDYVFDWDIMLALEGNTAPYMQYAYTRVASIFKRAGIDESKLTGKLKIVDEREKALATRLMQFEETLYAVAREGTPHVMCAYLYDVAGLFSGFYENCPILNADDESTRQSRLKLAALTARTLKTGLDTLGIQTVERM
- a CDS encoding RipA family octameric membrane protein; this translates as MNMHLNKDTVHKSEDAHVCNDLCHLTRMSLKHAHNLKKAEAQSYWQRCMLFFAMGAIITLFFGIVFFSTSTLITYFIEMVISIMGITVSHAWYRITVNNNYWHKSWYRHVSQLESQLAECSKKPVRMISELKSNQNNNTTLLLNKTLNVIFFVFWCVLPLISVVKFFYYLVYINGVSLSLMNTLFLCIPFLIMVFLSIAINIFLCMFSSKDDAEIDNKELDIAQQYKTTNN
- the murJ gene encoding murein biosynthesis integral membrane protein MurJ — its product is MNLLKSLAAVSSMTMVSRILGFARDAIVARAFGAGMATDAFFVAFKLPNLLRRIFAEGAFSQAFVPILAEYKTQQGEEATRTFIAYVSGLLTLVLALVTFLGIVAAPWVIWVTAPGFTDEPDKFALTTQLLQVTFPYILLISLASLAGAILNTWNRFSVPAFAPTLLNVSMIGFALFGAPYFNPPIMALAWAVVVGGILQLLYQLPHLKKIGMLVLPRLNVRDSGVWRVMRQMGPAILGVSVSQISLIINTIFASFLASGSVSWMYYADRLMELPSGVLGVALGTILLPSLAKSFSSGNAEEYSGLMDWGLRLCFLLALPCSVALGVISEPLIKSLFQYGQFSAYDAMMTRQALIAYSVGLMGLILVKVLAPGFYSRQDIKTPVRIAIVTLIATQLMNLAFIGPFKHAGLALSIGVAACLNAGLLFWQLKKRKYFQPKTGWGIFFLKLIIALLVMTAALVGMVYIMPAWDIGSMLMRILRLLLVVAVGVVAYFGTLGLLGFRIRDFARRIA